tactcgttttaaagaaaaaaaaacgctcgtttttttggtgcaatttttataaaaaaataatgtcgtatgaaagagttattaacgtttaaaaaatgggggggaattggaggagagagaaactattggcttggattgactagaatgcccttgaacaaactcacgcgcctcttttattcttttcaatttccctgatttaatcttagcccttgattaacttaatgaatggtcaagatcacttcctatccttcctagccaaataaacttcctattgtatctccacccatacccactaataataataataataataataataataataataataataataataataataataataataataataataataataataataataaactaacgttcaaaacaaaatgacaaaaaaaaaagtcATACTATTCTAAGTCTAAGTtaataataaaatacataaaaaaaaaattaaaactaaaatggTTAAATATCTTAGTGTTtacagtaaataaataaataaatctaaaagATGGATAAATACTAAGACATGAGTCATATGAAAACGTGGAATCATCCTATTTTGTTAGAGAATTATCCTATTTGAATGCAACACCTGTCTTTCTTATCCCTTGTATCTTACCTACCAAGAAAACATGACCCCAAAGTTTATACTCACATACCATTATATATTCCCAGGCAACTTATAAGCAAATCCCATGTAAAATATAAACCAATACATATTTTCACCATCTCCACTAGCTATGTACCGAACACTCAGCCACCTCAATTGAGGCCAGAACGAAACTCACTTTTCCATCCGGTTTTATCGCCTAAGGTAAAAACGTTTCGTAATACAGTTTTATTTTCCCTTAatactatatatatacacattcatacctaaaaactaaaatataaataaaaaaaaatgacaaCCTGTGCTCTCTCACTTTTTAAATGAAGAAAACATATTCATTATTATTAACATATAAATAAGCAAGTTAATTGTGCATAAGGTTGTTGTATCTTTAGCTTtgagagtttttcaaaaaaaaaaaaattaaattttcctttttaaccctaaagttttgatctttgacaatttaagtttaaagttttaatctttgtttcctttttaaccctaaatttttaatctttgacaatttaagtttcaagttttaatctttggtaatttaggTGAACGtattatttgatttttcacttctaattcaaaagtttccatcttatacaatttaacctttttgattaatttgatttttcacttctaattcaaaagtttccatcttttgagatttaaccactttgatttttttttacttgcgtgttgtaatcttggctttggggatttttcaaagaaaaaatggttatgcatatggttgttgtaaccttggcttcgggcggattaaaaaaaaatgttttttttttacttttcacccaaagtatttcataaattacttttaacccaaaactatttgttttttttacttttaacaccaaactttttatcttttgcaatctattctcacaactttttttactttcaactttgctcctttatagtttttattttccgCAAGTTTTTCGCTTtttgcttcgttctaaattttgtgacttaacacatcgcaacgtgcgtctttggtttaacgtttttacgtttcgttctaaattttgcgagttaacacgacgcaacgtgcgtttgtgggtgaacgtttttacatcgtttattttttcccgtttgacaggttcaacataacgtgcgcgtcctaaatcgacttaattataactaaagaatccccgccgcattgcggcgggtcgtaattctagttttaTCATATTTTATAACATGACCCACTAAGTATAAGGCACAACTTTTATTTTAATACTTAAAATTTTATGTTTAACGTATGGATGTATTATGTTACATTAATTAGTATATGTATGTGTAATTATTAGTATGCTTCAACTCAAAATTTTACTTTCTATAGGTTCTTATAATAAATTTTATAATATACACTACGTCTTAAATTAAATTTAAGAAGCATGTTTCATAACTTTGTGAAACCCATTAAAGATATTTTATTCAAAAGATAAAATTTTAGTTAGTTTGTTATTAAATTATATCAATATTACTAAGTATTACTAACTGGACCATTTTTACAATATATTATAGATtaataattaaatacaaaatTAAAGAAATGGATATGTATGATTTGCATATACACAAAGTTAGTTTCATTTAACAGTAACATacataggattaggttcaaacgtgaacaaaatcccaagagtgaactgcgtgaactgatctgaaCCATTGATTTAATATACATTTGATAAGGGTAAGATTGTAACTTTctttaaattttgaatttaaattattttctttttaatttcatATCAGTTACTAAAAAATGATTATTAATTCAAAatcataacatattttttatttatcaacaTTATCTCTCATAATCTTTTCAACAAATATCCATATTTTGTAGATATTCGGTCCACAATTCACGTATGATCAAGTTTTCTATTTCCAGAACATTGAAATCGCAGGTTCATCACGTCCCCTTGTTCATCACGTCGCTCCGATCATCAACCTATCAATTGCAGAAAGTCGAGTGTATCGTTGCCGTCGTTCATCACGTCACATCTCGCCGGACATATTGTTTGTTGCTGAGCAAGTCGAGTGTATCGCTGCCGCTAATTCGCTGGGTAGTCGCCGTCATATTGATATTTTTTCCGTCGCCGGACATCTTCATATTGCTACAGTCGCCGGACATATTGATATTGTTGTCGTCTCCGTCAGCCGCTGGTCCTCGAGAGATAATTTGGACAATATTCCGGCGAATAACAATTATTCCGGAGTTAATGTCTTCGTTACAACAATGGATCGTCCAGGTAGTGTAATCGTAGGGCCGTTCATTTTAACAAACATTTAAGATTTGTCATTGTTTTTGGTCGTTTCAGCAATATTTTAATTTTACTTTACTCTTTTTTTGGTTGAACTGGAGGTTCCAGTCATCTATTTTATTTTGTATAATATTCAGCTTTGTCGTACACAGGTGTACTGCTGTGTTCTATACATTCTTACAcgatagtacacatgtgtacaataCACGGTAGTTACATGTAAATAGCATAATCTTAGGTAATGAACCTTCAAAGGCCCGCAGCATTGTTGTCcttgttttttttaatgattcttttgtaatGTAATCATGCAGAGTCGGTTGCTAGCAACGTTTACGAAACTCCAAATGGGACTAGGTACAGGACACCGATTGTCCCCACCGGATTTAAACCGTTTGTGAAAGCTAGATTTACTACTATTGAACAAGCAATTGCAATGTACGAGCAGTACGCACAGCTAGCAGGATTTGGAACCCGTTTGGGTacttcaaaaaaagaaaaaataggCGACGAGATAATTACGGTTCGGCGATACGTTTTATGTTCCAGGGCGAAAGCGAACAAACCTAAACATAAAGAAAGGAACCCTGATGTTGTAGACTCCACTTCACCATCACGTCGTTCCAATGTCAaagttacacatgtgtaaatatggATTTTTAATGTCAGTACTTTGTACCATAGTTGTTAATATCAGTACTTTGTACCATAGTTATAAATATGGATTTTTAACTAAACGTACACATGTGTATTGTTTACATAACAAGTACTCACGTGCACTAACTTCACTGCGTTATAACTCTGCTCATTTTCTTATTGTGAAAGCGGTTAATTAAATTTTACCAGGCAAAACCCATAATGCGTACAGTCAGTGATATCAAGCAGTTTCACAAACATAAAACAACCATACACATACAAAATAAAATCCGTACACATGTGTACTTATCTGCTACTATGTACGTACACAGGTGTACCTGGCTATTTACACTTACTTTAGTAGCAAAAAACAACCTGTCAAAACGATTAATTTAATTTAGTAGCAAAAAACCCAACCATACACATAAAACAACCTCTGCTTATTGTCAAAACGATTAATTTAATTTAGTAGCAAAAAAACCCATAATACATACCCAAACAACCTGTCAAGTAGTTTTACAAACAAAAAAACCATCCAATGTTTCAGTAAAAAAAAACCCAACTACCAAACCATCAAATGCTTCTAGTACGCCAATCACCACATGATTATTATTCAAATACATATGACAAATTCAACCCATCGCCTTTTCATGTTCAGATGCTTTAGCCAATTCCCGACTACGGTGCCTGTTAACCTTTGAAGTTACTAGTTTTATTGCGTACTTCTTCCTTAAACGTGTCAAGCACGCCTTCTTCGCCGTATGCCCAAGTGGGAAGCCAATATCCCACTTATCGGCTGTTAACCCGAACCAAGTTTCCATATGCCTCATTATAAACACCCCGTAATCCACAGTATTGTTGACTGTCTTCCATTCAAAATCTAGCCTTACCATTTCCGCAGTCTCAATTTCAGCACTCTTAGGATGATTCaccatacacatgtgtacacatTCTCCTGAAATTCACGTGCAACCAAAAAATACACAAATTTTCAGTAaccaatacacatgtgtacttcgAAACCATAATCATATATAACCAGTACACAAGTTTGGATAACCAGTACACATGTGTCACAACCCTTTATCGTATTTGACGAAACATTTTACTCTACTTAATTAAAAAACAGAAGGTACACACGTGTACATCACGAACTAAACAACAATATCAACCTAATTTCCAACAACGTACACATGTGTACTGACCGATTACAATTAACACAGAACATTCTTACAATCTATTACAAACAGAACAACATCACAAACTACAAGCCCTAATTCCGATTAACTTCTACAATGACATCAGACTCCAAATTGATTAACTCCTACTTAAAATCATACCATTATAACTAAAATTTGTTAATCAACAACTTTCATACCACAAGATTCAACCACTAATTCCGATTGCTGTAATAGCTTCGTTAAAACAGGAACAGAACATTCACGTGATTTCCGAAACATAAAAGGGTTAGGATTTCCAATGTGTACCTTTGATTGTTGAAGAAGGAGCAGATGTATCCGGCGATTATAAAAAAACTCTGACGCGTCTCTTGGGGTTCCCCCGCCGTCGACAATGAGGTGTAGAGAGAAGGGGTTTTCTTGAAAGTGGTTTTgttataaaattgatttaaaaagaTGTTACAAACAATTGAATTGAGAAAAACGGGATTTCATCTAATAATATGGAAATAATATTCTTTCCAGATTTTAAATAACTACTTAAtataattacaattttacccttttgattctaataaaacaataaaaattaaactAATAATTACAATCATGCCACCCCATCAACATATCAAGATCATATTAATCAAGGGTCCaaatctgttcacgcagttcactcttgggaggttgttcacgctggaaccctacccaaCATACATATGTATATGTGTCTATATAAATTTAGTTTATCATATTGTAAATGAAGTATCGTTTTCATCAAACTACTAAAGGGTAAAAATTAATTATTCTGATTTAGAAGTAAATAAAGTAGTTAATAAATAAAGCATATATTTTCATAAGTTTCATATAATCAGTGAGAGACTTATTTAAAAACCATTCATTAATATACAATTTAAACCAGCAGATACTAAGAATCCTAGTATTGAACCGgatatttatatatacatatttgtAGATTATTACAAATATTATAAACAAGCTAGGATATCTTGGGAACTTTACAATCAACTAAGGTGCGGATTCCTTCCTTTACTATATGTATAGTATGGGTTTTTAAACTTTGTTCGTTAATCTTCATTTCAAGCTTCGTATTACGATTTAATTAAGTTGTACCTGTTTGATTAATATCCATTACATTTACTTGTCTAATCCTTTCTGATTCTGAACACAACTTTGGAACCATATTACATGCGATATTATCTTTATTAAATTGTGCTCATTATCGCATCCTACTAATAATTTGTCTGACCTGTTATACTGGATTATGgagaaatataaaaatattatacGTTTACCCTCTGTACTCTGATACCCGAGCACGCCCCTACTTGTGGGGGTGACCGCAAGCATGTCATTGCGGCATCAATGGCGTGGCACCGACTGTGACGGTGAGCCTAGATCACAGCGTCTCGCCTGTTCTGAACTCTAAGGAGTGCCGGCTATATTTTtcgaggcgtatggatcgatcctaggatacTATTATTTTGGTGGGTGGTTTGTATGATGCCCATACACCATCGCACATCGGTTCAGGACTAGCTAGCCTGTTCCGCCTGTTCTGtgatactatatatatataccgGGCTCGATGGGTATTTCTTATAACATAGTAAAGTTATTGAATTCTATCATGTAGTTACAATTGTATTATTATCtattctttcattttcattctTCATTGCTATCATTATCCGCTCGTGGCATTTTGCTCCTTcgcattttttttcttttctacaGGTTAGCAGGGATGGCGGGAAAGTGTGAAGAGAGCTAAAATAAACAAGTTGGAAACTTAATGTGTAGTTTTAATAATGCATGAAATAAATTATCAGGAATAAATCTTTTGTAAACTCGTTTGgatattaataaaataagcccTTTTGAATCTGATTCTGTaatagtgacacgtcagcccaGAGCCGGGCtggggtgttacagttatggtatcagagcttaggctctttcctgtagaaaaaaaaaaattaaacgaaATCTAACCTGTGAGTTAATGGGTAGAAACTGGGATAGGAAATCCAATCTTTCGTTTTGTCTGTATTGTCGTTCTTACATTATCTTTCCTTCCAGATGCCTCCTCTAAGATCTGCTCGTCGGAAATCAGGTTCTTCTAAACGACGTAATTTTAATGAAGCCTTTCAGCGTGCTTTTGAAAGAATACTGCCTAATATTCTACAGACCGTTGACCAACACGTACATAACTCGATTCCTCCACcacaaccacctccacctccaacTCCACCTCATATATCACCTCCTTCATCTCCCCATGTTACTCCTCCTACATCTCCACCAAGAAACAACAAAGTGGAAAACACTGATACTAAACTGTCTGAAGGGATTCATATTTGGAATGAGAGATTCCAAAAGCAAAAACCAAGATCATTCAGCAATGCAGCCAAGCCAGTGGATGCTAGCAACTGGATAGCACATGTGGAAAGATATTTGAAGTCCTCGGTGCAGATGATATATTTAAGACAAGGTTGGCATCATACAAGCTGGAAGATGACGCTCGTATATGGTGGGAAGGAGTTAAACTTGCTAACGGGGGAAATGGGTTTGCTGCTACTCTTCCTTGGGCCGATTTTCGCACCATATTCTTCAAGCAATATTTTTCTGAGGTAGAGAAAAACGAGTATGCTAGAGAATATGCATCTATCGAGCAGCGGGATAATGAACCATGGTCAGAATTCGTGGCTAGATTCTGTAGACTGGCTAGTTTTCTCGGGGCGGCTGCTGGAACACCAGAAGTACAAGCAGAAAAGATGAAGTGGGCAGTCTGTGAAAAGAACAGAAGATGGATAATAACACAAAAGTTCAACAACATTACTGAGGTTGCAGATGTTGTTAAAACATTGGAAATAGAAAATAAGAAAAGATGGGCTAAATCTGAGGAGAACCGCAAGAGAAACCGTGATGACAACCGCATCATAACTACTGGGCAGTCATCCAATCAAAACCACTACAATGGAGATCGAAGAAACCAATTAACGCGTAACCATAACAACCAAAATAATCAATGGCAACCAAGAAACCAAACTTTCAATCATGCTCAACAACCCCAACCCTATATGGCCCCTAGTAGGACTCCACCTGTCAACCGTCAATCTAACAACAAGAACCAAAATCAAATCCCTGTATGCAATATATGCGGTAATCGTCATCAAGGCGTATGTCGTCGGGCATTGGGAGCTTGCTTTAGATGTGGAGCGACTGATCACATGATTAAGCAATGTCCGAAGCCTGACTCTAAAGGAACTAATGTTGGGAATACTGCTCGACCCACTGCTGGAGGGCGAGTGTTTGCTTTGAATACTACAGAGACTTCAAATGCACAAGGTACGGTCTCTGGCACTCTTCGTTTGGGCTTACATGATGTTGaagttctgtttgatactggagcaACTCATTCTATAGTTTCACTATCGGTTATTAAACATCTCACGACAACACCTATGCTATTAGAGAACACTCTTACTCTTACAACACCTATGGGTTATCCTGTCGTGATTTCCCATGTCTATAAAGACTGCCATATACAAGTTAAATCCCTTACACGTAAAGCAGATCTATTCCCCATGAAAATGGAGGATTTTGATATAAtattaggaatagattggttatccaaacacaACGTCACTATCGAATGTCGAACTCGACGTGTAATTTTTGGAGACCCTCAATCTCCTGAACTCGTCTTTCAGGGGACTCAACCACGAAAAGTCCTCAAGATTATTTCTGCCCTCAAAGCCCAGAAATTTCTATCGCACGGTTGTGCAGGGTTTTTAGCATCCGTTAAATCTCTTTCATCTGAAGAATCAACCATAGATAGCCATCCGGTTGTCTGTGagtacccagatgtatttccaaaAGAATTACCTGGAATTCCACCAGATCGTGAAGTGGAGTTCACcattgaccttattcctggagcagAACCAATTTCAAAAGCACCATATCGTATGGCTCCCTTAGAATTAAAGGAACTCAAGGAACAATTGCAAGAGTTGTTGAATCTAGGATTCATTCGACCAAGTGTCTCACCATGGGGCGCACCtgtcttattcgtgaaaaagaaagatgggactatgtgtttatgcatagATTATCGAGAACTAAACAAAATCACAATCCGAAACCGTTATCCtttacctcgaatcgatgatctttttgaccaacttcaaggttccaAATTATTCTCAAAAATTGATCTCagatctggttatcaccaactCAAAATCAAGGATACAGAtgttcctaaaactgcttttcgaactcgatacggccattatgaattcctagttatgccattcgggctgactaATGCTCCAGCCGTATTCATGGACCTAATGAATCGTGTCTTTCATAAATTCCttgataaattcgtcatagtttttatcgacgacattctagtGTACTCTAAGAATAAAGAAGAACATGAGACACATCTACGTGCTGTTTTGGAAACGCTCAGGCAAAAGAAGCTATACGCAAAGttttccaagtgcgaattctggttaaaTCAAGTTGCCTTTTTAGGTCACGTGATATCTGCAGATGGTATAATGATGGACCCTGCAAAAATCGAAGCTATTACAAAATGGCCTAGACCTACCTCGGTTACCGAGATTCGAAGCTTTTTAGGTCTAGCAGGCTATTATCGACGCTTTGTTGAAGGGTTTTCTATGATTGCCTTACCTCTTACACAACTTCTAAGAAAAGGGGTAAAATATACACGGAATGATGAACGGGAAAAGAGTTTTCAAGAATTGAAGACAAGACTTGTGTCTGCTCCTATACTCACTCTTCCAACAGGCTCTGGCGGCTACCAAGTTTATAGTGATGCCTCGAAGAAGGGTCTTGGATGTGTTCTCATGCAACATGgaaaagttattgcctacgcttcacgacagctCAAGCCATATGAAGTTAACTATCCAACACATGATCTTGAGTTAGCAGCGGTAGttttcgctcttaagatctggagacattacttATATGGAGAAAAGTGTGACATTTTCACCGAccataaaagtctcaagtataTTTTTACTCAGAAGGAGATTAATATGAGACAGAGAAGATGGTTGGAACTTCTAAAAGACTATGATGTCCACATTcaatatcatcccggcaaggcgaatgtcgtggcagATGCATTGAGTAGAAAAAGTTCAGGAACGGTGGCATGCCTCACCATTCAACCTGAGATTGTCAGGGATCTGGAGAAGATGGAGATTGACATTCAGATCAGGAAGTCTGATGGTTACTTAGGCAGAATGCAAATCGAGCCTGATCTTATCTCAAGAATCAAGGAAGCCCAGAAGCAAGATGGAGAACTGTGGGCAATCTCACAAAACCTGGAGTTAGGTAAACAGTCGGAGTTTCGTATAGATGAACAAGGTATTATTTGGTGTGGAAAGAGATTATGTGTTCCGTCTGACTCCACCCTTTGTGAATCATTATTATTAGAGGCTCATAGTTCGCCTTTCTCTATTCATCCGGGTTCAACAAAAATGTACCGTGACTTGAAACAAAATTTTTGGTGGAATGGCATGAAAGAAGATGTTGCCCAGTTCGTGGCAAAATGCCTCACCTGCCAACAGGTGAAAATCGAACATCAAAGGGCTAGTGGTTTATTACAGCCTCTTAATATCCCTATCTGGAAGTGGGATGAAATTTCTATGGATTTTGTGATAGGCCTACCAAAGACCTTCAGAAAGAATGATGCTATATGGGTCGTGGttgatagattaaccaagtcagcccATTTCTTACCTATCCAACAAGGTTACTCTATTAGTAAGTTATCCGAAATATTTCTTTAGGAAATTATTCGTTTACATGgcacaccatcatccattgtgtcagacagagacCCAAGATTTACATCACGATTTTGGAAAGGTTTCCAAAATGCTTGGGGTACACGTCTGAAGTTCAGTACTGCTttccaccctcagacagatgggcaaactgaacgaaccatccaaacgttagaagatatgcttagagcatgcacATTAGATTGGAGTGGAAATTGGGACGAATATTTGTGCCTTGTTGAATTTGCATACAATAATAGCTGGCAAGCAAGTATTGGTATGCCCCCATTCGAGTTGTTATATGGTCGTAAATGCCGAGCTCCAATCTGTTGGGAAGAAGTTGGAGAAAAAATCATTGAAG
The Helianthus annuus cultivar XRQ/B chromosome 6, HanXRQr2.0-SUNRISE, whole genome shotgun sequence genome window above contains:
- the LOC110865313 gene encoding uncharacterized protein LOC110865313; this translates as MQHLSFLSLVSYLPRKHDPKVYTHIPLYIPRQLISKSHVKYKPIHIFTISTSYVPNTQPPQLRPERNSLFHPVLSPKIFGPQFTYDQVFYFQNIEIAGSSRPLVHHVAPIINLSIAESRVYRCRRSSRHISPDILFVAEQVECIAAANSLGSRRHIDIFSVAGHLHIATVAGHIDIVVVSVSRWSSRDNLDNIPANNNYSGVNVFVTTMDRPESVASNVYETPNGTRYRTPIVPTGFKPFVKARFTTIEQAIAMYEQYAQLAGFGTRLGTSKKEKIGDEIITVRRYVLCSRAKANKPKHKERNPDVVDSTSPSRRSNVKVTHV